A section of the Leminorella richardii genome encodes:
- a CDS encoding MBL fold metallo-hydrolase, with protein MKYQIIPVTPFQQNCTLLWCEETKEAAIVDPGGEAELLSQHIDALGVTLKQVLLTHGHSDHVGGAEKVAKRYGVPIIGPHKEDLFLLEILPDQTTRFGLEHCDPFVPDRWLEDGDTVTVGKHTLKVMYTPGHTPGHVVFFSDADRLALVGDVLFYGSIGRTDFPRGDYQTLMTSIREKLWPMGDDVRFIPGHGPMSSIGHERLTNPFVGVNARG; from the coding sequence TTGAAATATCAAATTATTCCGGTTACGCCGTTTCAACAAAACTGTACGTTACTGTGGTGTGAAGAGACCAAAGAAGCGGCGATTGTCGATCCCGGTGGCGAGGCTGAACTGTTAAGCCAGCACATTGACGCGTTAGGCGTCACTTTAAAGCAGGTGCTTTTAACGCACGGCCACTCAGATCACGTCGGCGGTGCGGAAAAAGTGGCTAAACGCTACGGGGTGCCTATTATCGGACCTCATAAAGAGGACTTGTTTCTACTAGAGATTCTGCCGGATCAAACGACGCGTTTCGGCCTAGAGCACTGCGATCCTTTTGTGCCAGATCGCTGGCTGGAGGATGGGGATACGGTAACCGTCGGCAAGCACACGCTTAAAGTGATGTATACACCGGGGCATACTCCAGGGCACGTCGTGTTCTTCTCTGATGCAGATCGCCTAGCGCTGGTGGGCGATGTGCTGTTCTACGGCAGCATTGGCCGCACTGACTTCCCTCGGGGAGATTATCAGACGCTGATGACGTCTATCAGAGAAAAGCTGTGGCCGATGGGGGACGACGTGCGGTTTATTCCGGGGCACGGCCCGATGTCGAGTATCGGCCACGAGCGCCTGACTAACCCGTTTGTTGGCGTGAATGCGCGGGGATAG
- a CDS encoding amino acid aminotransferase, whose amino-acid sequence MFENVKAAPADPILGLGELYNAETRPNKINLGIGVYKDETGHTPVLNCVKKAEQLLLETEKTKNYFPIVGQPLFASCTQELLFGANSPIIADKRARTAQAPGGTGALRIAADFLANNTSTKRVWISSPTWPNHKSIFQAAGLETPEYQYYNAQEHALDFDGLLASLNGAQAGDVVLFHGCCHNPTGIDPTPEQWQQLANLSAERGWLPLFDFAYQGFANGLEEDAQGLRIFAANHAELIVASSYSKNFGLYNERVGAFTLVAADSETADRAFSQVKSTIRANYSNPPAHGASIVATVLSTPELRDAWHQELTDMRQRIHRMRQLFVNTLQEKGAEQDFSFIIRQNGMFSFSGLSQEQVLRLRNEYAIYAVNSGRINVAGMTLDNMAPLCEAIVSVL is encoded by the coding sequence ATGTTTGAGAATGTAAAAGCTGCGCCTGCCGATCCTATCCTCGGTTTGGGCGAGCTCTATAATGCCGAAACCCGGCCAAATAAAATCAATCTGGGCATCGGCGTCTATAAAGATGAAACCGGCCACACGCCCGTACTGAACTGCGTTAAAAAAGCGGAACAGCTGCTGTTAGAAACAGAAAAAACAAAGAACTACTTCCCGATTGTTGGCCAGCCGCTGTTCGCTTCCTGCACACAGGAACTGCTGTTTGGCGCTAACAGCCCTATTATTGCCGATAAGCGCGCTCGTACAGCGCAGGCTCCCGGTGGAACTGGCGCGTTGCGCATCGCTGCGGACTTCCTGGCAAACAATACCAGCACCAAGCGCGTCTGGATCAGCAGTCCTACCTGGCCTAACCATAAGAGCATTTTCCAAGCCGCCGGGCTTGAAACGCCGGAATATCAGTATTACAACGCCCAAGAGCACGCACTGGACTTTGACGGCCTGTTGGCTAGCCTAAACGGCGCTCAGGCTGGTGATGTGGTTCTGTTCCACGGCTGTTGCCATAACCCCACCGGTATCGACCCAACGCCAGAGCAATGGCAACAGCTTGCTAATCTATCCGCCGAGCGCGGATGGCTGCCGCTGTTTGACTTTGCCTATCAGGGTTTCGCTAACGGTTTGGAAGAGGACGCACAGGGGCTGCGTATTTTTGCCGCTAACCATGCTGAGCTTATCGTTGCCAGCTCTTATTCCAAGAACTTCGGCCTGTACAACGAGCGCGTCGGCGCCTTCACGCTGGTTGCCGCAGACAGCGAAACGGCAGACCGCGCCTTTAGTCAGGTAAAATCTACCATTCGCGCCAACTACTCAAACCCACCGGCTCACGGTGCTTCTATCGTTGCGACGGTACTAAGCACGCCTGAACTGCGCGACGCTTGGCATCAGGAGTTGACCGACATGCGCCAGCGCATTCATCGCATGCGTCAGCTGTTCGTTAATACGCTACAGGAAAAAGGCGCCGAGCAGGACTTCAGCTTCATCATCCGCCAAAACGGCATGTTCTCGTTCAGCGGGCTGTCGCAAGAGCAGGTGCTGCGTTTGAGAAATGAGTACGCTATCTACGCCGTCAACTCTGGGCGAATTAACGTTGCCGGTATGACGCTGGACAACATGGCTCCGCTGTGTGAAGCCATCGTTTCCGTTCTGTAA
- the ompC gene encoding porin OmpC, whose product MMKRKILAVVVPALLAAGAVNAAEVYNKDGNKIDITGKIQGSHLFSDDKSTDGDKTYVRFGLRGETQVNDQITGYGFYQAELNASSSENSSTNGSKTRLAYAGLKVGDAGSFDYGRNYGVLYDVGGWTDVLPEFGGETFQRTDVFMSQRAGGLATYRNKNFFGLVDGLNFAVQYQGRNDSSDRNGTDRNGDGWGLSSTYNLGNGLSLGAAYSSSDRTDGQTLDGQYYYGYAAGDRADAVTAGIKYDANNIYLAAIYAQTYNMTPYGKVTYTGGDKKTVVANKTQNVELVAQYQFDFGLQPSLAWLYSKGKDLDLRLANGKTYDNEEIMNYIDVGATYYFNKNISAKVDYKINMLDENTFTKSAGILTDDVVAVGLVYQF is encoded by the coding sequence ATGATGAAACGTAAAATTTTAGCAGTGGTCGTTCCGGCTCTGTTAGCAGCTGGCGCAGTAAACGCCGCTGAAGTCTATAACAAAGACGGCAACAAAATTGACATCACCGGTAAAATTCAGGGTTCACACCTGTTCTCCGATGATAAGAGCACTGACGGCGACAAGACCTACGTTCGTTTCGGTCTGCGCGGCGAAACTCAGGTTAACGACCAAATCACTGGTTACGGCTTCTATCAGGCTGAGCTGAATGCAAGCTCTTCTGAAAACTCTTCAACCAACGGCTCTAAGACTCGTTTAGCTTACGCTGGTCTGAAAGTGGGCGATGCTGGTTCTTTCGACTACGGTCGTAACTACGGCGTTCTGTACGACGTTGGCGGCTGGACTGACGTTCTGCCTGAATTCGGCGGCGAAACTTTCCAACGCACTGACGTATTCATGTCTCAGCGTGCTGGTGGTCTGGCTACCTACCGTAACAAGAACTTCTTCGGTCTGGTTGACGGTCTGAACTTCGCTGTTCAGTATCAGGGTCGCAATGACAGCTCTGACCGTAACGGTACTGACCGTAACGGCGACGGCTGGGGTCTGTCCTCAACCTATAATTTAGGCAATGGCCTGTCTTTAGGTGCAGCTTATTCTTCATCTGACCGTACTGATGGTCAAACTCTTGATGGTCAGTACTACTATGGCTATGCTGCAGGCGACAGAGCTGACGCAGTAACTGCTGGTATTAAATACGATGCTAACAACATCTATTTAGCAGCAATCTATGCTCAGACCTATAACATGACTCCTTACGGTAAAGTAACTTACACTGGTGGAGACAAGAAAACTGTAGTAGCTAACAAAACTCAGAACGTTGAATTAGTTGCTCAGTACCAGTTCGACTTCGGTCTGCAGCCATCTCTGGCATGGTTGTACTCTAAGGGTAAAGACCTGGATCTGCGTCTTGCTAACGGCAAAACCTACGACAATGAAGAAATCATGAACTACATTGACGTTGGCGCAACCTACTACTTCAACAAGAACATCTCTGCTAAGGTTGACTACAAAATCAACATGCTGGATGAGAATACCTTCACTAAGAGCGCCGGTATCCTTACTGACGACGTAGTAGCTGTAGGTCTTGTTTACCAGTTCTAA
- the asnS gene encoding asparagine--tRNA ligase has translation MSVVPVVDVLQGRVAVDSEVTVRGWVRTRRDSKAGISFLTVYDGSCFNPLQAVVNNSLPNYQDEVLRLTTGCSVIVTGKVVASPGEGQSFELTASHVEVSGWVEDPDTYPMAAKRHTIEYLREVAHLRPRTNIIGAVARVRHTLAQALHRFFDEQGFFWVSTPIITAADTEGAGEMFRVSTLDLENLPRTDKGKVDFDQDFFGQESFLTVSGQLNGETYACALSKIYTFGPTFRAENSHTSRHLAEFWMVEPEVAFADLNDIAALAEAMLKYVFKAVLEERPDDMAFFAERVDAEAVSRLEKFVSSDFAQVDYTDAITILQNCGQTFENPVSWGIDLSSEHERYLAEKHFKAPVVVKNYPKDIKAFYMRLNEDGKTVAAMDVLAPGIGEIIGGSQREERLEQFDSRLEALGMNKEDYSWYRDLRRYGTVPHAGFGLGFERLVAYVTGVQNVRDVIPFPRTPRNVSF, from the coding sequence ATGAGCGTAGTGCCTGTAGTCGATGTACTGCAAGGGCGCGTAGCGGTTGACAGCGAAGTCACCGTACGCGGCTGGGTGCGTACCCGGCGTGATTCTAAAGCCGGTATTTCCTTTCTAACCGTTTATGACGGTTCCTGCTTTAATCCGTTACAGGCGGTCGTTAATAATTCTCTGCCCAATTATCAGGACGAAGTGCTTCGCCTGACAACGGGCTGCTCCGTTATCGTAACGGGTAAAGTGGTCGCCTCTCCTGGCGAAGGTCAGTCTTTTGAACTGACAGCAAGCCATGTAGAAGTCAGCGGCTGGGTGGAAGATCCCGATACGTATCCGATGGCGGCCAAGCGCCACACCATCGAGTACCTGCGCGAGGTCGCTCACCTGCGTCCGCGTACTAACATTATCGGCGCCGTTGCGCGCGTTCGCCACACTCTGGCGCAGGCACTGCACCGCTTCTTCGACGAGCAGGGATTTTTTTGGGTTTCTACTCCTATTATTACTGCTGCAGACACCGAAGGTGCCGGAGAGATGTTCCGCGTTTCCACGCTGGATCTGGAAAACCTGCCCCGTACCGATAAGGGTAAGGTCGACTTTGATCAGGACTTCTTCGGTCAAGAGTCGTTCCTGACGGTATCCGGCCAGCTTAACGGTGAAACCTACGCCTGTGCGCTGTCTAAAATCTATACCTTTGGCCCCACCTTCCGTGCGGAAAATTCCCATACCAGCCGCCATCTGGCTGAATTCTGGATGGTTGAACCGGAAGTGGCGTTTGCCGATCTGAACGACATCGCCGCACTGGCGGAAGCCATGCTGAAATACGTATTTAAAGCAGTACTGGAAGAGCGCCCTGACGACATGGCCTTCTTTGCCGAGCGCGTGGATGCGGAAGCGGTATCGCGTCTGGAGAAGTTTGTCTCCTCTGACTTTGCTCAGGTCGACTATACTGACGCCATCACCATTCTGCAAAACTGCGGACAGACGTTTGAAAACCCGGTCAGCTGGGGCATTGACCTCTCATCCGAACACGAGCGCTATTTGGCAGAGAAGCACTTTAAAGCGCCGGTCGTCGTGAAAAACTACCCGAAAGACATTAAGGCGTTTTATATGCGCCTAAACGAAGACGGCAAAACCGTTGCAGCAATGGACGTTTTAGCCCCGGGAATTGGCGAAATTATCGGTGGCTCACAGCGTGAAGAGCGTTTAGAGCAGTTTGACAGCCGTTTAGAAGCGTTAGGAATGAACAAAGAGGACTATTCCTGGTACCGCGATCTGCGCCGCTACGGCACCGTTCCGCACGCAGGATTTGGCCTCGGCTTTGAGCGTTTAGTTGCCTACGTAACCGGCGTACAAAACGTTCGCGACGTCATTCCGTTCCCGAGAACTCCGCGCAATGTCTCATTCTGA